ATACGGGAAAATGGAGAATAGCCGATGAGCATCTTATCATGGACTTCAATGCCAAGAAACTGACGCATCTTCGGAAAAACACCAACCCAAATCAGCGCTCAGGGTATTCAACTCAGAATTTTACACTACAACTTCCCCAGCGCGTTCTGTCATTTCAGAACGGTGAACTGGTTGGGCAGCCCGGCGATAGCGGTCAGGTATATAAAAATGTAGACGGCGCGCTTTCCGGATTGTTTAATTTCTGGGAATTTACCGGTTTTGCGAACTTTACCTGGGGACACTTCGTCATGCTCATCGTGGGATTGCTCTTTATCTTTTTGGCGATCCGGTACGACTTCGAGCCGATGCTGTTGATTCCTATTGGTACCGGTATCCTTATCGGGAATATCCCAATGTTCCAGGTAACTGATTTTAACCTGCAGCTGGGAATTTACGAACCGGGGTCGGTGTTAAACTACCTTTACCAGGGTGTTGTACAGGGATGGTATCCGCCGCTCATCTTCCTCGGAATTGGGGCGATGACCGACTTCTCGTCGCTGATTTCCAATCCGAAGCTGATGTTGCTGGGTGCTGCGGCGCAGGTCGGTATATTCCTGACATTGATTGGAGCTCTGATGCTGGGATTTGCTCCGCCGGAAGCGGGTGCTATCGGTATCATTGGTGGTGCTGACGGCCCGACGGCAATCTTTATATCGTCGAAGCTGGCCAACGGTATCAATGTGATGGCGAACGGACAGGTAGTGAAAAACCTGATTGGCCCTATCGCGATTGCAGCCTACTCGTACATGGCTCTGGTTCCGGTTATTCAACCACCGGTGATCAAATTGCTGACCAGCAAAAAAGAGCGTCTCATTAAAATGAAACCTCCACGCGCGGTAACCAAGCTGGAGAAAGTGCTTTTTCCAATTGTGGGATTGTTGCTGACGGCTTATATCGCGCCAACGGCACTTCCGTTGCTGGGAATGCTCTTCTTCGGTAACCTGCTGAAAGAATCGGGTGTTACGAAGCGACTGGCTGTAACGGCATCCAATGCGTTGATCGATATCATTACCATGTTGCTGGGAATCACCGTGGGTGCTTCTACACAGGCGGACGTTTTCCTGACACCTTCGTCTATTAAGATTTTCATCCTGGGCGCATTATCTTTCGTTATTGCGACTGCCGGAGGTGTGATAGGTGCCAAGTTTATGAACCTGTTCTTTAAGAAAGGGAACAAGATTAACCCGATGGTAGGGGCTGCCGGTGTTTCGGCTGTGCCTGACTCGGCCCGTGTGGTGCAACAGATGGGACTGAAGGAAGATCCGTCCAACCACTTGCTGATGCACGCCATGGCACCGAACGTGGCTGGTGTAATCGGTTCAGCAGTGGCTGCCGGTGTCTTGCTTAGCTTCCTGATGTAGAAAGAAGTGAACTCATATAATCAAGGGTAGTCTGTTTTTCAGGCTACCTTTTTCTTTTTTCGTTACCGTCATCACGAGTGTGGCGAAGTAATCTCACGTAAGTTAGAGTCATTAGGTCGGAACGATTTCGGTGTGTTGGATTGGTGAGATTGCTTCAGTCGTCGTTCCTCCTTCTTCGCAATGACGATAAAATGAAGCCGTCTTTATAGTTCCAGCTTCAATTGCCGGACGGCGGGGAGCCGTTTCTTTTCTTCGTCAATCAGCTCCTGAATGCGCGAACGACACCGGCCACATCCAGTGCCGGCTCCGGTGGCTTCCGAAACGGCCGGAACAAAATAGAGCTCTCCCTTCCGGATCGCTTTCTTCACTTCCGATTCTTCCACTTCGTTACACAAACAGAATAGCTTACGGGGCATAGGCTAACGACTTTCACTCAGGGTTACCACAATCGAACGGTCGTCTCGCGGACCGTCGAATTCACAAAGAAAAATGTTTTGCCAGGTCGACAATCCCATTTTACCTTCAATAATCGGAATGGTTTCGGATGGACCAACAATTCCGGCTTTCAGGTGCGCGTCTCCGTTGTTGTCCTGGGCATCGTGTTCCCAAATGCCCGGGGGAACGAGTTTTCGAAGCAAGGTGATGACATCAGTCTGAACGGAGTCATCCCAGTTTTCCTGAATCATAATACCTGCGGTGGCGCCTTGTACATATACGTTGACCATCCCGTTTTCAATATTTTCCTCTTTTACTATGTCAGCGATCTTCGAGGTAATATCATACAGCCCGTTGTGTTGGTCTGTTTTAACGTGGACGATCTGTTGCATCATCAGAAAAGTTGGTTTTCGATGTGTATGCGTGCTTTTCGGTATATGTCGATGATGCTATCATTTTTGGGCAGTGCGTCATAGAGACGTTTTACATATTGTCTCTGGTTCAGCATCAGATAAGTTTTTCGGTAAGTGAATTCGAAGACCCAGGAAAGCTGCAGCAGGACATAGTCGTTATAGGTGACCATATCCTCTTTCTTCGGCATCACTCCTTCAATGATCGCTTTCGTGATATTCTGCGAAATGGCCGGACTTTTCGACAGATGCAAAATGTCGGCCGGGCTAACTTTTACATCCCGGTAGGTGAGAAATTCAGCGGTCATGCGTAGTGCATCCAGCTTATCAGCATCGCGCAGTAATTTGAGGTAATACACTACAAACTCGTTTTCCTTTTTGGGAAGCTCCGGTTTGTTGTGAAAGATCGTCACCTTTTGCAGTATCTCTTGTTTCGCGGCTTCCAGCTCTTTGAAAGGGGAAAGTAACGATAACAACTCGGCGCCGGCTTCGGCATGCTCCGTTTCGGTTATTTTTGAAAAATAGGGTGAAGATGAAACTTCGCGGAAACGGGCAATATCGTGAAACAACGCCAGTATTTCTGCCATGCGCATTTCGCCGTCCTCCATATCCAACGACTGCCCTAACAGCAGGCTGTTTTCTACCACTTTTTGGTTGTGTGTTTTCCATTGCTCAAAAGCCTGTTGCTCTGTAAAGCCTTTCGTCTCAACGGAATTCAAAATCTGGTTGTATTCCTCGCGGAATTGTTCAAGTGTCTCTTGCGAAATCATAATTTCGTGTTAAGCAATATTTACCAAAATTATAGTTTTCTATTGTATATTACGCCATCCCCGATTTATTTAATTATTTGTTGAAATAGCCTCACTGATTTTCAGGTTTTTCCGCCTGATGATTGGCTTACAGACCGAATAATTTCTGGGATTCTGAGAAAAATCCGGAACACACGATTTCGCATTTGAAGAATATTGCTATTTTTGTGTTCGCAAAATCACGGTGTACCGTGAATATCGCACATATAAGGTTTGGTCCCGTAGTTTAACTGGATAGAACGAGGGATTCCGGTTCCCTTGGTGGGGGTTCGAGTCCTCCCGGGATCACCCAAGCGGGGATTTTGTCAGTTTTGACATTATCCCCTTTTTTGTTTACTGTCAAACCCCTTGCCAATTGCGGGATTGGGGAGAAAAATGAGTTTACCCTGGGGGTTCGATAATGGTCCAATTCACGGTTATAGATAATTCCTTCAGGAAACAGTAGATTCTGGAATACCCTCTTTCCTGTCAAATTTGATTTCTCCCACATTATCAATGGATTAAGACATACTTTCGCAGCAAAACTTACCACCTTTTCGAGGTTCGATTTATATCCGCCTGTCCTACCAAGTTCCTGTTCAATCTCAAAGCATTCCTTTTCATATTTAGGCCGGAATTTTTCATAAAGGCTACGGTCAATTTCCCCGATAACAAAACGTTCTTCAATGGCTTCCAATTTTCTTTGAGTCTCTGTCAACTTGTTTTTTAACGATTTTGCTTCTTCTATCCGGGATTTAAAAAAGACCGCCATTTGCTCCTCTAATTGAAGCTTTATGAGTTCAAATTCTTCTATGCCGATTTTATAAGTTTTCAACAGTGCCCCGAACATATCGTGCATTGCTTTGGCACTGCGGTTGACTTTACATCCCTTGGTATTACATTTATAATAATATAGCCCCTTCTTTTTCACAAGGTAACCTGTTAAATAGCTGCCGCACCTATCGCATTTAGTGAATACTTTCAACGGCAGGTTTTCATTATCCTTATCGTGTACAAAACCCTGATTTCTGTTTTCCTGTCGAATATTATGAACTGCCAGAAACAATTCCCTTGAAATTAACGGTTCATGCTTCCCCTCAATTATCTGCCCGGGAAGCATCTTGCTGGTGATAAGGCCACAATAGAAAGTATTTAAAAACAAAGTATTTAACCGCTTTTCGGACATATCAACCCCCATTTTTTTTAAACGCCTTGTTATTTCGACATTAGAGAATTTATTATAAGCTTTCCATTCAAAGGCTTTTTTGAGAATTTTCCCTTCTTCATTAACAACAAGTTTTCGCTCTGTTGCCCTCCCTTTATTTAAATCATTGTAACCGCGTGGAGCAGCCCATACCCAATAGCCTTTCATAAGCAATTCCCGCATGCCCGTAACCACCTTGTCTCGTCTTAATTCATTATCCATCTGCCCAAAAAGGAACAATATTTTTTGCTGAAATGAACCAGAAGGTGTAGTAGGGTCAAGTTCCTGCGTGGTTGCCAGGGTAATAACCCCGTATTGTTTCAGTAAATCATCTGCAATCGAAGCCCCGTTAATCCCTGAACGCGAAAATCGTTCATAGGAATAAACGATTACATAGTTTATATTTTTTGAACGTTTCACAAAAGTCAGCATCCGGTTAAACTCCTTGCGGTCGTCGGTTTTGGCCGATTCGTAAGTGCCGCCAAAATAACCCACCACATTTAAACCCCGTCTGTTGGCATACATCTCACAATGTTTTTTTTGAGATGCAAGGCTGGTGTTGTCTTCCTGGTCTGCCGATGAAACCCGTGTATATATAACTGCATTGTTCCCTTCCTTAAAAGAATCTGGCACTTGTGGTGCAAACTGCTTAAACAGATTTAAATCGTTCATGATGGCAATTATTGAATATATAAAATCAAGGATGAAGAAAGTTAGCAAAAATTGTGCTATTCCGACTCCCTCTTTTTTGAAAAGAGAGTCCTGAGAATTAACAAAGCAATGGTTTCGGCATTTTTGATAAGCTGCTCATAGCCTTCCGGCGACAAGTCCCTGTATTTGGTTATGCGCCGGATTTTTTCCAAAGGCATCCTTTCTTTGACCCTTTGGGTTGCTTCTTCAATATTCCTGTTTTCCGTTTTCTGCATAGGCTTGCAAGACCGGCTTTTATACCAGCTCTGGCAAACCTATTTATAATCCTACCTCGCTGAAGGTTAAGCGTAAACATGTCAATCCTTGTCCCCATTTGTCTATACGCTGATGCTGTTTTTTTACATTTAATGATACTCCCCAAAGGTTTTTTGCTACTTTTTTCCCGCACAGGCTCATGAAAAAAGTAGCGGGCAACAGCCCGCTTCACATGATATTTTAAAGTGTCAGTAATCCAATAAAGAAAGTCAGCAATAACATCATCATAAGTAGAAGTCCGGCAAAAGAAAATACCAGCCTTACAAAGAATTCAAACAGGAACATCAAAACAAAATACCCGGCAAAACAATACCATACCCCTAATCCTGTTATCTGCGAAGCTGTAAAAACTATGAAAAGTCTTATAGCCCATATCCTCAACATCCTGTTATAAAGTATCTTCTTCATGATTAAAGATTTCTCAATGACTGAATATATTTAACTGCACACCCCTGTTTAGCCGCTGGTTTTCCTCTTTTACCCGGTTTAGATAACCGGCCTCTAAAGCGGAGTAGTTTATCATCTCATCGTATGCAGTCCTGTCCCGGTTGTTGAACCACCAAATCACCGAATACGCCATAATAAAATGTGACTGGTAAATTGATTTCTCCGTATTATTTGCTTCCCATTCAAGATGTATAATGGGAATATAAATTTCTTCCAGTTTCATCGCTTCGTATTTGGTTACCTCACGAAAACCAAAAGGCAGGTAGGTTGCTTTACACTGGTACTCAACATTTCCACAGGTGTACCTGAAGATATGGTTTTCCCTAAACTCTCTCGGTAAATCTTTGAGCAACATCATAATTGTATTAAATGGTTAATAAACAAGCTCACCGCCGTATTTAAAAGCAATAATGTCGCTATGAACCTGGTTCAGGCTATTCATAATGGTCTCATCATCTAAAGGAGAAGTGTTGTCCTTTTTGAAACAACGGTTTTCCAAACAACTGCAAATGGATGTAGTCTTATCCATGTGGTGTACCACATGAACCTGATTTTTGATAAAAAACTCAAAATCGGTGGCATATTCAGCCTCATTAATTTTCACAAATTGATGTTTAAATGTCGGAGAACCTCCACCCAAACCTATGCGGATTTTGGAGGAGAGGGAGTTTTGTTTTTCATTAGTTGGATTTTCAAAACAATTATTTACATTTTTCTTTTTCATAGTACTGTTATTTAAAGTTATGCGTCTTTCCATCGTGTCGGTCGTTGTTGTTTTGGTGGCGTAAAAAGGTAAGTGTGTGGGGGCGTGCAAGTTTTTTGCGGGAAATACTACCCGCCAGTTGGCGGGTGGAGATTTTTTGCAAAACCGGAGGCCTGAACTTGTATGCCCCTGCACACGGGTTACCTTTGCCACCGGAATGACAATGGCCGACGGAAAGGCGGAAGTTTAAATTTTACGGTCGGAAAAAGAATAAAAAAATTGAAAGGAATAAAACATTCACCTGGCAAATTCCAGGAAACATTACCGAAAAATTACTTCGCATGGGACGGCAAAAACAAGTGTAGTGGCAGAACATAACGAAGAGAAGTCCGTCAGGATGCGGGTTGAACAAAGTGAAGTGAAGCCGCTACTCTTGTGTGGGGTGCCGGCGAGTGCTGAATGCAAGGAATACTCCGATGATTATCGGAGAAATACCTGAAATGAAGCTATCGAAGGCACAGGTTGGCCATTATCAAACATTATAAAGCGAAGGTAAAAAGCAAGTGGGGCGATTACCTGAGCCCCTCTTGCGCGAGATGCCGAAACTGTTGAATGAAGGGAAAGAGGGACGAAAGACCGGAGTGAAGCGGTTGCAGGCAATGGCAGGTGCAAAAGATACAATACCACAGTATTTAACATGACCTTTCAATAACGTTAAAAGCTACCTCCTTCTATTAAATTTTATGTTTTAGAAGTTTAGCACGCTTTTTGTATTTAACTAAATAAACTACAACAGTGATGATTCTGCAAAGTTTATACCCCGTGAACTTAATGGAAACCTATAAATACAAAACCATGAAAAACAAATCTTTAAAATCATTCTTGAATGAAGTTGCAGAGTTAATTGATGAGAAAGTAGATGTACGGTCACAGGAAATGGAAAAATTAATAGATAAGTGGGAAGGATTAATAGAGTGCTTTCGCCAGCCAGGTAAAAGTCTGGCAGAAGAATACCGGGAATGGTGCCGTCTTAAATTGTCTGTTGAATGGATTAAGGAAACTGTGATTGTTGAAAAAAAAAGCCCGTTCCTGATTTGCTAATGTTTTTAGACCACCTCATTCATTATGTTGAAGTGGAAATTGAATGTACAAAATTAAGGAAAGGCAATAACATAAATACCAGCAACCTAAATATATATAAAGGATTACCCCTTACGTGGACAGCCAGCAAACGCGCCCTTCTTGAATTAATCTATGCTTTATACCTTACAATGAGTATCAACCATGGCAGGATTTCCATAAAAGAACTGGTTGGCTTTTTCAGCCATACTTTCAATATCCCCCTTCCGGGTTACCACTCTACAATAAAAAAGCTAACTGCCCGGTCAGCGAATAAAATTCATTTGGAATCCCGTTCCTTTTTTCTGAATGAACTGGTGACAGAGTTTAATAATAAACTGGAACTTCTGGATGAAAATTAATGGGGTACTTGCCGGCAAGTATCCCATTAGTTTTTCTATCCGTGCTCATTTTTGTGAAATGAAAAAACTAAAAATTCACAAATCATGAATATCGACAGGGACAATTTTGAAAGCTATATGGAACGAATATTGGAGCAAATAGAATTACTCCATCAAAAGACGGATAGGTTTATGACCGACCAAAGGGGCAATGAATTAAAACTACTGGATAATCAGGACTTATGTCAGTTGCTGAATGTCAATAAACGAACACTTCAGCGATACCGTTCAAAAGGCACTTTAAAATATTTAAGGATTGGTGGCAAAACATTTTATACGGTGGAGCAGGTAAATGACTTTATAAAAAATAGTGGGTAATAAACTTTTGAATAGTAAAAATTGTATTGATTTAAATATTATCTGATTCATTATCAGCCCTCAAACAGGATTGATTGTAAAACTAAAGTCTGCATCCCTTAGACTGGTAGAAGTTTCTTTTTTCTTCCACTTCAACCATCTCTTTTTCCTTTTCAGCTTTCTCCGGACTACTTTCCCCGGGCTGGTTTTGCCTGTCCAGTGAAACCTTAATTTTTCGTTCCAGTACCGAAAGCTCCGTTTTCATTTTGTTCAGTTCATCCTCTTTCCGCCATTTCCCGTTAACTACCTCCTGCAAAACAGGGATGTCCTTTTTAAGCTTTTCATTTTGAACTTGGTGGTTTTCTATCAATTCCGGGATTTTATGCAGGGCATTCAAAAAGTTCATGGAAGCCAGTTTAGGGTCCCGGGCTATCCGGCCATTGTTATAAGTGTATTTTATGCCGCTTTGCCCCTGGATAAAAAAACGGTTGTTGATGTAATTTTCATCGCTAAAAATCGACCCGTCTTTAGCCGACAGTTCTGATTTTACCAATAGCCGAAAGCTATAAAGCTCCCCAATTTTCTGATATTCGCCCTTAGTATTGACAGTATCATTTATCTGGTTAAGTTTTGCCCCAACAACTTCATAAGCGGAATTATTCAACCCATCCAGATGTACGGGATTTAATAAATTTTCATTGTCATCTTTCTGTAAGCGTCGCTGCAAGAATTGCCAATCGGCTGTCATTTCTTCAATAACTGTATTGCTGTGTTTTATGGCGTGCTGTATTTCACTGAGTTTGTATTCAGAGGAACTCCGGGAGCGGTAGAAGGCTTTGCGTTCGCTTTCCATAGCTGTAATCTTTTTCTCTAATTTTGCTTTCTCCAATAGTTCAGTATTCCCGGATAAAATGGCCACATATTCAGAGAAGTTCATGCCCGAGTTTTCGTCCATAGCGCCTTCGTCAATGGTGCGGGTACCCATATTATTCGACTTTAGCTGACGGATGAACAATTGTTTGTTGGCCAGCAGGTTGAACTTATAGGAATCCAAAGACTTTTCCACGGCATAAATAAAAGTGTCCACCTTATTTCCCGCAAAGGCTTTGGCAATCTCGTTGCCTTTCCGCACTGCCCGCCCATTTCGTTGCTCCAAATCGGAAGGGCGCCATGGAATGTCCAGGTGATGGATGGCCACCGCCCTTTTCTGTGCATTTACCCCTGTGCCGAGCATATCGGTAGAACCAAACAAAACCCGCACCTGCCCACTGTTCATACCCCTGATAATTTCCTTCCGGGCTTTGTCGGTTTTGGCTTCCTGTATAAAGCGGATTTCATGGGCCGGGATGCCGTGGTCTTCATATAACTTTCGCTTAATCTCGCTGTAAACATTCCATTCTCCCGGCTTGTAAGTCCCTAAATCAGAAAATACAAACTGTGTCCCTTTTTGCTGTTGGTAGTTCCGGTAGTAAAGGGCAATATTGGCTGCACAATGCGATGTTTTATTGTCAATATGGTCTTCATAATGCTGGCTTATCATCCGCATGTCCAGGCTCATTTTGCGGGCATAATCGGTTGCAATCAGCATCTTGGCTTTTTCCTCCCTTTCCGTCAAGGGCGCCCTTCCCAAAATTGTTGCATCCCCGTTTTGGGCAAAAGCCATCAGCCTTTTTATAAAATCTTCCTGGTCAGGCGTGGGTGGAATGTGGTAAAGCTGTTCGTTCATCTCCGGCCGGTCAATACCTACATCTTTGGCTGTGCGGTAATCGGTTATTTCAGAATAGAACGCAGCCAGTTCCGGTACTTTTATAAAATAGCGGAAGCGCTCTTTTTGAACAATTTGATTGGTAACAGAAAATTCAAAATCAGCGGTTTTTTTTGTATAAATGGCCGCCCATGCGTCAAAACAATGAATATCCTGCCGGGCCAGGGCTTCAGGGCGCAGGTACTTAAACAACAGGTACAGTTCCGTTAGTGAGTTGCTGATGGTTGTCCCTGAGAGAAAAGTCGTCCCTAAATCTTTGCCCTTGTTTGCCTGTATGGTACGGATAGCAAACAACAGGTTTAAGGCACGCTGGCTTCCCTGCGAATTCCCTAATCCTGCCACACGGTCGTGACGGGTATTGAACATGAGGTTCTTGAATTTATGGCTTTCATCAACAAACAGGTGGTCTATGCCCATTTGTTTAAAATCCACAATATCATCGGTGCGTTGTTCTATCTGGTGTGCAATACTTTTAAGTTTTACCTCCAGGTTGGACTGGCGTTTTAACAGACCCTTCAGCATGGCATTCGACACATTGGCCCCCTGGTTTTTGAGTACTTCCAGGTTTTCTTCCACGCTGTCCAGTTCCTCCTGTAATATGCGTTGCTGCATTTCAGGCGACTGCGGGATTTTCTGAAACTGGTCGTGGGTCAGGATGATGGCATCCCAGTTGTTGTTTTTTATGTCATGAAAAATTTTCAGACGTTTTTGCGGGGTAAAGTCCTGTTTGCCCGGATACAGTATTTTGGCATGGGGATAAGCTGTCCGGAATGTTTCCGCTATTTCGTGCACATTGGCTTTCAACCCGATAATCATTGGTTTCGAAGCGATGTTCAGACGCTTCATCTCGTAGGCGGCGCAACACATTATCAGGGTTTTGCCAGCCCCTACCTCATGGTCGCAAATCCCACCGCTGTTTTGCTTTAACATCCAAATGGCATCTTTCTGGCTGTCGTACAAATCCGTTATGCCCAGCCCTTTTAAGTCCAGTCCGGGGAATGACTGGTGGCTGCCCTTATATTCAGGACGGACAAAGCAGTTAAATTTATTGTTGTACAGCCCGGCCAGCCGCTGTTTAAACTCCGGGGATTGCTGGTAAAGCCAATTGATAAAACCTTCCCGTATCTCATCAATTTTACTTCCTGCCATCTGAATAGCTTCATTGTCGGGGACTTTTACTTCTTTGTCATCTATTGTAATGGTTTTGGTAATATTGGGGGTAGTATTGAGCAACGCATGCTTTAAGAGCGCCATCCCGTTATACGAACGGCTTTGGCTGCGTACACAAAACTTGTCGTAGATTTGGGCGGTGTAATGGCCTGTCTCAACTGAAAATTCATCGAGGTTCGGGAGGTAGTGTACTTTCACATCGGTGTCGAACAAATAAGAGGCATACTTCTCATAAATCCCGGCAGGTATCCAGCGTTCACCAAGATTAAAATCCAGTTGTTCAAAAGAAATCAGTTCAGGGATGACTTTTTCTAAAGCACTATAAGCTTCAATTGCTTCCTGTTTATTTATAATAGCGGGATTACCGTCATTTTCTTCCAGGTATTTTTTTATTAAACCTGCCTTTTGTACCACGTTCCCGGCCAGAAATTTGTCAGCAGTTTCATAGCTTCCCACCAAAGGATTAAACCAGATATGACCGTGCAATTGTTCTTTAACCTCTGAAATTTCCATACCTGTCTGCCGGGCCATAAAATCCAAATCCACATTTCCGGTCCGGTTTAGCGACAAGGCCAACGCTTCTTCCGGGCTGATATTTTCTGCCTGGTTTGAATTGAAAAAGCTCACCGGGGTGAGGAAAATATCGGCTTTTTCTGCCTTACCGTCAATGTATCGCTCCAAAGCCAAAACAGATAACGCCCCTTTGTCCATTTTAATGGCTTTCAGGTTGTCCGGGGCATTCAGGAAACCATGCTTTTGGACAAAAGTATCGTATTGGTTGTTTAGCAATTTTCGTATTTCGGGGTTTTCTTTTTTCTCCGTAGCCTCAAAATAGTAGAGTTGCTCATAGGCATTCCTTATTTCGATGTAAGAACGAATAATGCTCCTTTGTTTTTGCCCGATGTCCAGGGGATGAAAAATGGCGCCCTTATCATTTATGTTCCGTAAATACCCCACTTGTGAACCATTAACTGCTACAAGGCTGCCATCGCTGAGAAAATGGTGCAGTTCCCCCTCAAAGGGGCGTGGTTCAAAATTTTCTTTTTGGGGTTTTTCCTTCCGGTTATTCGGTGCAGCTTCAAACTGGTCAAAAAGGCTGAGTTGCGTTGCGCCACCGGGTTGCAATTTTACAGTTTGCGGTGGGTTGTTTTTAGTTTCTTTTTTTTGAGAGCTTAGTCCCTGCTGTGCTGATTGTGTCTGGTGTGGCGGTTTAGATTGAACTTTATCCTGTCGGCTCTTATCACTATGGTGGTTAAACAGTCCAATATCCAGGTAGCGGGACACGTCATTTTGCAACATTTTCTGCATGTCCCCTGCAATTCCTTTCACCCCTCCTTCATGTTCGTATATCCAGGCTGGTTTTCCGTAAGGGTCGGTATCAATAAACCCCTTGGTGTGCACAATTCGCTGCATGTCTTGATAATAATCGTTTACAATAATACCGGAAGAGAGCGGACGGCTGTGGATGAATGCTTCTTCCCGGTCGGAGATGCGTTGTTTGTAGCCGTTTTTTTGAAGGATGATAAGGTCGCTCCCCACATCAGTCCCCGCATAATATGAAAAGAGGTTATTGGGCAGACGAACGGCAGATACCAGGCTACATTCGCCCATTAACCAGTTGCGCACTGGTTGATTTTTCGAAGAATCCATCACTCCCTGCGAAGTAATAAAGGCCAGTATGCCCCCTTCCCGAAGGGTTTTGACTGCTTTGAGGAAAAAGTAGTTGTGGATGGCCCCGGTTGCCATTTTTTCGGCGATTACCGATGAAGCATGAAACGCAGGGTCGAAAACGGCCACATCCCCGAAAGGGATATTGGAAGCTGCCAAATCAAAATAATTATTGCGGCTTTCCCTGATATTTTCAAAGCCTTCTACTTTAATTGTGCTATCAGGATAAAGATAGCCAAGCATTTTGCCGGTGAGCAAATCCTTTTCAAAGCCAACCGTTTCATCTATTTTCTCCTGCTTGTTAAATGCCGACATAAATTCACCCATCCCGGCAGAGGGGTCTAAAAAACGACCGGGTGTTATCCCTGCATTACTCAATGAATCTGCCAGTGCGGTTACAATTTCAGGTGGCGTGTAAAAAGCAGACAAAACCGAATTTTTCAGGCTGTTGTAAAACTGCCGGTACTGGTTCCTGTCTGTGCTGTTTTCATAGATGACTTTATGCAGTTCCCTGACCAGAGGGAACAACGGCAAATCAGATTTTGTCCAGCGCATGGCATCACTTAAATCTTTTACCGGGTTCAGGACACATTTTAAACCGCCAAAGCCGGAAAATTTCCGCAAAGTGTCCAGTTCTTCGCCCGAGGGCTGCCTGTTTTCTTTTTCCAGGCGGAAAAGTGTTCGGATGGCCTGTGTATTCTCCAGGAGGTGTTGTCTTTTGTTATAAGCCATACGCAACAATTTTTCCGGTTAGTTCCGTGTATAGCTTTTCATATTCTGAAGTGTCCTCAAAACTGTCGTGTAGTTCATAAGTTGCAAAAACATCTTTGCACAGGGGCAGTAGTTCCACTGCGTACTGTTGAATTTTTTCATCGCTTACCGTATCTGAAAATTCTTCGGACAGTACCTCAAAAAGCGTATTGTATCTTGAAAAGTGTAGCCCGCGGAGTAACTCTGCGTTAGCCAGCTCCTCTGCTTCAATATGATTTGCCCCGTTTCGGATGGCTTCTGAATAAGCCTCTGCAGCCAGTTCACTGCGCTGCCGGATAAATTGCCGGTCATTGATTTTATCGGGAT
This Prolixibacter sp. NT017 DNA region includes the following protein-coding sequences:
- a CDS encoding secondary thiamine-phosphate synthase enzyme YjbQ; translated protein: MMQQIVHVKTDQHNGLYDITSKIADIVKEENIENGMVNVYVQGATAGIMIQENWDDSVQTDVITLLRKLVPPGIWEHDAQDNNGDAHLKAGIVGPSETIPIIEGKMGLSTWQNIFLCEFDGPRDDRSIVVTLSESR
- a CDS encoding (2Fe-2S)-binding protein, with product MPRKLFCLCNEVEESEVKKAIRKGELYFVPAVSEATGAGTGCGRCRSRIQELIDEEKKRLPAVRQLKLEL
- a CDS encoding RteC domain-containing protein, whose product is MFLDHLIHYVEVEIECTKLRKGNNINTSNLNIYKGLPLTWTASKRALLELIYALYLTMSINHGRISIKELVGFFSHTFNIPLPGYHSTIKKLTARSANKIHLESRSFFLNELVTEFNNKLELLDEN
- a CDS encoding helix-turn-helix domain-containing protein translates to MNIDRDNFESYMERILEQIELLHQKTDRFMTDQRGNELKLLDNQDLCQLLNVNKRTLQRYRSKGTLKYLRIGGKTFYTVEQVNDFIKNSG
- a CDS encoding HD domain-containing protein — translated: MISQETLEQFREEYNQILNSVETKGFTEQQAFEQWKTHNQKVVENSLLLGQSLDMEDGEMRMAEILALFHDIARFREVSSSPYFSKITETEHAEAGAELLSLLSPFKELEAAKQEILQKVTIFHNKPELPKKENEFVVYYLKLLRDADKLDALRMTAEFLTYRDVKVSPADILHLSKSPAISQNITKAIIEGVMPKKEDMVTYNDYVLLQLSWVFEFTYRKTYLMLNQRQYVKRLYDALPKNDSIIDIYRKARIHIENQLF
- a CDS encoding sodium ion-translocating decarboxylase subunit beta, whose protein sequence is MLIVGLLFIFLAIRYDFEPMLLIPIGTGILIGNIPMFQVTDFNLQLGIYEPGSVLNYLYQGVVQGWYPPLIFLGIGAMTDFSSLISNPKLMLLGAAAQVGIFLTLIGALMLGFAPPEAGAIGIIGGADGPTAIFISSKLANGINVMANGQVVKNLIGPIAIAAYSYMALVPVIQPPVIKLLTSKKERLIKMKPPRAVTKLEKVLFPIVGLLLTAYIAPTALPLLGMLFFGNLLKESGVTKRLAVTASNALIDIITMLLGITVGASTQADVFLTPSSIKIFILGALSFVIATAGGVIGAKFMNLFFKKGNKINPMVGAAGVSAVPDSARVVQQMGLKEDPSNHLLMHAMAPNVAGVIGSAVAAGVLLSFLM